The following coding sequences lie in one Colias croceus chromosome 1, ilColCroc2.1 genomic window:
- the LOC123691193 gene encoding syndecan isoform X2: protein MQLRIYVWLSCVALAGYVRATEDGAAGVQPTEGAIHIQHDGPLASDKDLFIDDDGSGLEIDESSGSGSGPGPGVDDEDGRGSARILSGPSEGDFEPRGAGEDQPSRPDPVQINISGETVDQSQAGSNLEPETRPADSGVLIMDTAHEDRATSFFAQPGILAAVIGGAVVGLLCAILVVMFIVYRMRKKDEGSYALDEPKRSPAAASYGKGHNNREFYA, encoded by the exons GACGGTGCCGCCGGCGTCCAGCCGACGGAGGGAGCGATCCACATCCAGCACGACGGTCCTCTCGCATCCGACAAGGACCTGTTCATCGACGATGACGGCTCCGGTCTAGAGATCGACGAGAGCTCCGGATCCGGATCCGGCCCGGGACCCGGCGTCGACGACGAAGACGGGCGTGGCTCAG CACGGATATTGTCTGGCCCGAGCGAAGGCGACTTCGAGCCGCGCGGCGCGGGGGAGGACCAGCCCTCGCGCCCAGATCCTGTGCAGATCAATATCTCCGGAGAGACCGTT GACCAAAGCCAAGCAGGATCCAACTTGGAGCCGGAGACGCGGCCGGCGGACAGCGGCGTGCTCATCATGGACACCGCACACGAGGACCGCGCCACCAGCTTCTTCGCGCAACCCGGCATTCTAGCTG CCGTCATCGGTGGAGCAGTAGTCGGCCTTCTATGCGCGATCCTAGTAGTAATGTTCATAGTGTATCGCATGAGGAAGAAGGACGAGGGCTCGTACGCGCTGGACGAGCCCAAGCGGAGCCCCGCAGCCGCCTCCTACGGGAAGGGTCACAACAACAGAGAATTTTATGCGTGA
- the LOC123691193 gene encoding syndecan isoform X1: protein MQLRIYVWLSCVALAGYVRATEDGAAGVQPTEGAIHIQHDGPLASDKDLFIDDDGSGLEIDESSGSGSGPGPGVDDEDGRGSGDVPDVPEDDEDYARLRTTTTEAPKPDTDDYPDAPFFAESEPPIPPPVVQPIDVVSPRILSGPSEGDFEPRGAGEDQPSRPDPVQINISGETVDQSQAGSNLEPETRPADSGVLIMDTAHEDRATSFFAQPGILAAVIGGAVVGLLCAILVVMFIVYRMRKKDEGSYALDEPKRSPAAASYGKGHNNREFYA from the exons GACGGTGCCGCCGGCGTCCAGCCGACGGAGGGAGCGATCCACATCCAGCACGACGGTCCTCTCGCATCCGACAAGGACCTGTTCATCGACGATGACGGCTCCGGTCTAGAGATCGACGAGAGCTCCGGATCCGGATCCGGCCCGGGACCCGGCGTCGACGACGAAGACGGGCGTGGCTCAGGTGACGTCCCAGACGTGCCTGAAGATGACGAGGATTACGCACGCCTACGCACTACCACAACGGAGGCTCCGAAACCCGATACGGACGATTATCCGGACGCGCCGTTCTTTGCGGAATCCGAGCCTCCGATCCCACCACCAGTAGTGCAGCCGATCGATGTAGTCAGTC CACGGATATTGTCTGGCCCGAGCGAAGGCGACTTCGAGCCGCGCGGCGCGGGGGAGGACCAGCCCTCGCGCCCAGATCCTGTGCAGATCAATATCTCCGGAGAGACCGTT GACCAAAGCCAAGCAGGATCCAACTTGGAGCCGGAGACGCGGCCGGCGGACAGCGGCGTGCTCATCATGGACACCGCACACGAGGACCGCGCCACCAGCTTCTTCGCGCAACCCGGCATTCTAGCTG CCGTCATCGGTGGAGCAGTAGTCGGCCTTCTATGCGCGATCCTAGTAGTAATGTTCATAGTGTATCGCATGAGGAAGAAGGACGAGGGCTCGTACGCGCTGGACGAGCCCAAGCGGAGCCCCGCAGCCGCCTCCTACGGGAAGGGTCACAACAACAGAGAATTTTATGCGTGA
- the LOC123691193 gene encoding syndecan isoform X3: MDTAHEDRATSFFAQPGILAAVIGGAVVGLLCAILVVMFIVYRMRKKDEGSYALDEPKRSPAAASYGKGHNNREFYA, translated from the exons ATGGACACCGCACACGAGGACCGCGCCACCAGCTTCTTCGCGCAACCCGGCATTCTAGCTG CCGTCATCGGTGGAGCAGTAGTCGGCCTTCTATGCGCGATCCTAGTAGTAATGTTCATAGTGTATCGCATGAGGAAGAAGGACGAGGGCTCGTACGCGCTGGACGAGCCCAAGCGGAGCCCCGCAGCCGCCTCCTACGGGAAGGGTCACAACAACAGAGAATTTTATGCGTGA
- the LOC123692923 gene encoding hornerin-like codes for MAAKLIVALACIALCHSSPALLNGFVYRDGRGFSIGRAYSNGGKAVGSATINGGVHQAYSSASADDHQYIRNLGYGEIIPAQVLPGQAVANAEVYDGPNSPQVEMAKAIAEAQNNPTYYYEIPEPATIVSYEQNFETPTQIRYEYPAGLTKAESSAILNGASETAITSANTEGSGSAQSSAQTRGVGNYGITASNANTYGQGSASANAEKNAFGSSITSAKTQGFGAANSRSEGGLGLTSAQTKTNGGFGSASSTVNNAYERAVASANTNGYGSASSNADINNAVASAKTAHKGISWRFGTLYGTPSGINQAQANSQVNGGVAKSTAHSNGAAHGTAASSAHTNGFGAADANANIIGAGNVNSVANSYNQELGLAKSGALTQGHGSANSEANTGLGSAKSSANTLGLGYGNANANADISAAGLKSTANTNGYGSASSSANNGGSYGVWRNAYVPYAGSRTVANAQTSGQGSATSSANTQGMYAGYRVVNSSANTNGYGTAQANAQSL; via the exons ATGGCAGCCAAACTGATCGTTGCTTTGGCGTGTATCGCCCTGTGCCACAGTAGCCCCGCCCTTTTAAACG GTTTCGTATACCGTGATGGACGCGGCTTCTCAATTGGCCGGGCCTATTCCAATGGTGGAAAGGCCGTTGGCTCAGCGACGATCAATGGCGGTGTCCACCAGGCGTACAGCAGCGCCTCTGCTGACGACCACCAATATATCAGGAACCTTGGCTACGGAGAAATCATCCCCGCCCAGGTCCTCCCAGGACAAGCTGTAGCCAACGCCGAAGTTTACGACGGTCCTAACTCACCTCAAGTCGAAATGGCCAAAGCTATCGCAGAAGCCCAAAACAACCCCACATACTACTACGAAATCCCCGAACCAGCAACTATTGTATCATATGAACAGAACTTTGAAACTCCCACCCAAATCAGATACGAGTACCCCGCTGGACTCACTAAGGCTGAATCCTCGGCTATTCTCAACGGCGCTTCTGAAACAGCGATCACTTCAGCCAACACCGAAGGCTCTGGTTCCGCTCAGTCCTCTGCTCAAACTCGCGGTGTCGGCAACTACGGTATCACCGCTTCCAACGCTAACACTTACGGCCAAGGTTCCGCATCCGCAAACGCTGAGAAGAACGCTTTCGGATCTTCCATCACCTCTGCTAAGACCCAAGGCTTCGGCGCTGCCAACTCCCGTTCTGAAGGCGGTCTCGGTTTAACCAGCGCTCAAACAAAGACCAACGGAGGCTTCGGTTCTGCTTCTTCGACTGTCAACAACGCCTATGAAAGGGCTGTCGCTTCCGCTAACACGAACGGGTACGGATCAGCCTCCTCCAACGCTGACATCAACAACGCCGTAGCTTCCGCCAAAACAGCCCATAAGGGTATTTCTTGGCGCTTCGGAACCCTCTACGGCACTCCCTCTGGTATCAATCAGGCCCAAGCTAACAGCCAAGTCAACGGTGGAGTCGCCAAGTCAACCGCCCACTCTAACGGAGCCGCTCACGGAACCGCCGCGTCATCAGCTCACACTAACGGCTTCGGTGCCGCCGACGCGAACGCCAACATCATCGGTGCTGGTAACGTCAACTCTGTCGCCAACAGCTACAACCAAGAATTAGGTTTGGCCAAGTCTGGTGCGCTCACCCAGGGCCACGGATCTGCCAACTCTGAAGCTAACACCGGCCTCGGATCCGCCAAGTCTTCCGCCAACACTCTCGGTTTGGGTTACGGCAACGCTAACGCCAACGCTGACATCAGCGCTGCTGGTTTAAAATCGACCGCCAACACTAACGGATACGGTTCGGCTTCGTCCTCTGCCAACAACGGAGGATCTTACGGCGTCTGGAGAAACGCCTACGTCCCATACGCTGGTTCCCGCACTGTGGCTAACGCGCAGACCTCCGGCCAGGGCTCTGCTACGTCATCAGCCAACACACAAGGCATGTACGCCGGCTACAGGGTCGTGAACTCTTCCGCCAACACCAATGGCTACGGCACCGCTCAAGCGAATGCTCAAAGCCTGTAA
- the LOC123705961 gene encoding uncharacterized protein LOC123705961, with the protein MGSCRQCQQKHNTLLHSSNDDVTANLSTDEQVEPNESVAAFSRQMSKHVLLSTALIEVFNPINKQVEKVRALLDCGSQSSFITKSLQRRMSLRTCPMQALNVIGIGNNSSNTVYESCLTQIKSLNSNYSVTLSCLVLNELTGRLPKTPVDIQALKIPNSLTLADPEFYKPAPIEVLIGADIFWDILNSEQLSLGPNNPKLQNSKFGWIIAGPINNYFSKETIHCNHSRIANPTSNEIHKMLTKFWELEELPQKTVRSQNDIACEKYFLNTTTRLESGRFCVKLPLKDSPDCLGDSYSQAKKRFLNLEQRFRRNKELESKYVEFIREYADMGHLSESPTLIPNPSYFLCHHAVIKENSESTKLRVVFDGSAPTTSGSSVNGILMVGPNIQDSLFSILVRARQHKFILTGDIAKMYRQVQIESSDQNLQLILWREDESQPIKTLRLSTVTYGTASASYLSTRCLWQVGQECGDEIIKNIIQHDFYVDDLITGCDDEDQLKYIQNSVSNALNSACFPLRKYKTNSKNLFQNLHEINTEHLTISESSSTLGLCWDPSKDAFSFPIEIPLLSDKITKRLILSSSFRIFDPLGLLSPCIIQPKILH; encoded by the coding sequence ATGGGTTCATGTCGACAATGCCAGCAAAAACACAACACTCTCCTCCATAGTTCTAATGATGACGTCACTGCCAACTTAAGCACAGATGAGCAAGTTGAACCAAACGAATCTGTAGCAGCCTTTTCTAGACAAATGTCCAAGCATGTTCTCCTATCTACAGCATTGATAGAAGTTTTTAATCCTATTAATAAGCAGGTAGAAAAGGTTCGCGCTCTCTTGGATTGTGGCAGCCAGTCTTCATTTATCACTAAATCCCTGCAACGAAGAATGTCACTAAGAACTTGCCCAATGCAGGCATTAAATGTCATTGGGATTGGCAATAATTCTTCTAATACAGTGTACGAAAGCTGTCTCACTCAAATAAAATCTCTAAATAGCAACTACAGCGTTACTCTTTCATGTCTTGTTCTCAACGAATTGACGGGCCGCTTACCTAAGACCCCAGTTGATATTCAAGCTCTCAAAATACCTAATTCTCTTACTTTGGCGGACCCTGAGTTCTACAAGCCAGCTCCGATTGAAGTTTTAATTGGAGCAGACATCTTCTGGGACATTCTAAACAGCGAACAGCTTTCTTTAGGTCCTAATAATCCTAAATTGCAAAATTCTAAATTCGGCTGGATAATAGCTGGCCCaatcaacaattattttagtaaagaAACTATTCATTGCAATCATTCCAGAATTGCAAACCCTACATCTAACGAAATTCACAAAATGCTCACAAAATTCTGGGAGCTTGAAGAGCTACCCCAAAAAACTGTTCGAAGTCAAAATGACATTGCATGCGAAAAATACTTTCTAAATACCACTACTCGCTTAGAAAGTGGCAGATTCTGTGTGAAGTTACCCCTAAAGGACTCACCTGACTGCCTCGGCGATTCATACTCTCAAGCTAAAAAACGATTCCTAAATCTTGAGCAAAGATTTAGACGAAATAAAGAACTAGAATCGAAATACGTTGAATTCATTCGTGAATACGCTGATATGGGCCATCTATCTGAATCACCTACTCTTATTCCAAATCcatcatattttttgtgtcaCCATGCTGTCATAAAGGAAAATAGTGAATCTACCAAACTCCGAGTAGTGTTCGATGGCTCAGCCCCCACAACCTCTGGCTCCTCTGTCAATGGCATCCTCATGGTAGGCCCAAATATTCAAGACTCTCTTTTCTCCATTTTAGTGAGAGCTCGGCaacataaattcattttgacAGGTGACATCGCCAAAATGTACCGTCAGGTTCAAATTGAGAGTTCAGATCAAAATTTGCAGCTCATATTATGGAGAGAAGATGAGTCTCAGCCTATCAAAACTCTGCGACTGAGTACTGTCACTTACGGTACCGCAAGTGCCAGTTACTTGAGCACGAGATGTCTTTGGCAGGTTGGACAGGAATGTGGGgacgaaataattaaaaatatcattcagCACGACTTTTATGTCGATGATCTAATCACCGGTTGTGATGATGAAGATCAACTTAAATACATTCAAAATTCAGTTTCAAACGCTCTAAATTCAGCTTGTTTTCCTCTACGAAAGTATAAAACTAATTCAAAAAACTTGTTTCAAAATTTACACGAAATTAATACAGAACATTTGACAATCAGTGAGTCGTCGAGCACTCTCGGACTTTGTTGGGATCCATCGAAGGATGCCTTTAGTTTTCCTATCGAAATTCCACTTCTTAGTGACAAAATCACAAAGAGACTTATCCTCTCAAGTTCATTTCGAATCTTCGATCCTTTAGGTCTTTTGAGCCCGTGCATTATTCAACCAAAGATTTTGCATTAA
- the LOC123694684 gene encoding uncharacterized protein LOC123694684, with protein MADLPANRVNVDFPFKSVGVDYAGPFFILNRKGRGARVVKCYLCLFVCLRFKCIHLEVVSDLTKDAYIMTLRRFVARRGKPTEIFSDNGKNFVAAAKELNSFLKANQEPLSEFAAQEGIKFSFIPAYAPHFGGIWEAGVKSAKHHIKRVMGNTHLTFEELSTLFAQVEAILNSRPLCPMSSSPNDFLSLSPGHFLIGRPLNALPAPSLDDAKESSLDRYGRLEQIRQHFWKRWQKEYISKMQLRTKWKIDKSKINVGDLVLLQEDNSPPLC; from the coding sequence ATGGCTGACTTACCTGCAAATCGCGTCAACGTTGACTTTCCCTTCAAGTCTGTTGGAGTGGACTATGCGGGCCCTTTCTTCATTCTAAATCGTAAAGGACGCGGTGCTAGAGTAGTTAAGTGCTACTTATGTCTGTTTGTGTGTTTGCGCTTCAAATGCATTCACTTAGAGGTCGTATCTGATTTGACAAAAGACGCTTATATTATGACACTTCGCAGATTTGTGGCACGCCGTGGAAAGCCAACCGAAATATTTTCCGACAACGGTAAAAATTTTGTTGCTGCCGCGAAagaattaaatagttttctaaAGGCTAATCAAGAACCTCTGTCTGAGTTTGCTGCTCAGGAgggaataaaattttcttttatccCCGCTTACGCTCCTCACTTTGGTGGAATATGGGAGGCCGGGGTTAAGTCCGCTAAACATCATATAAAGCGAGTCATGGGCAATACCCATCTTACATTTGAAGAACTTTCGACATTGTTTGCTCAAGTAGAGGCTATTCTCAATAGCCGTCCTCTATGTCCCATGTCATCTTCCCCGAATGACTTCCTATCCTTGTCCCCAGGGCACTTTTTAATTGGAAGACCATTGAATGCACTACCGGCTCCTTCATTGGATGACGCTAAAGAGAGCTCCCTAGATAGATATGGCAGACTTGAACAAATCCGCCAACACTTCTGGAAGAGATGGCAGAAGGAGTATATCTCAAAAATGCAACTACGAACGAAATGGAAGATTgacaaatcaaaaataaacgtCGGAGACCTCGTACTGCTTCAAGAGGATAATTCTCCACCACTTTGTTGA